The nucleotide sequence TTGTTAGGTTTTTTGTTGATTTCGACGGTTGGTAATCATCCCCCCATCAAGGTCGCCTTTGTCGTAATTTTGCTGTTTTTTTCCTTTTACTTACGAAAAAAAGATCAACGAACGACCGATCTTGAGAAAAAGTACATTGTCTCCAAAGATACTCATTGGGAAAAACAACAAGAGTTATCGGAACAAAATAAAGCATTGGCCCTGTCACAAGAAACACAATTAGCCTTGCAAATTGTGGAAGAACGGAACCGAATTGCCCGAGACATCCATGACAATGTCGGTCATCTGCTGTCAAGTGCGATTTTACAAATTGGTGCGCTTGAAATGATCAATCAAGAACCAAAACTAAAAGAACCATTAGAAAATTTAAGTGCCACCGTTCACACTGGGATGGATCGGATTCGTCAAAGTGTCCATGACCTCCATGAGACATCGATCTCTTTTCAACACTCCTTAGAGTTTCTGATCGCTGATTTTCCTTCTTCTGTTACGATTGAAGGAAACTTGTTTGAAGGATTGAATGAAACGCAGCAAAACTGCTTCTTAATGGTCATCAAAGAAGCCTTAACCAACAGTATCAAACATAGTCATGCCAAAACCGTTGTTTTACATTTTCGAACGTTGCCGGCCTTTTATCGCTTGCAAATCACGAATGATGGCACCAGCCCACAAAAAAATTCTGCTCCCGGTATTGGTTTGAAAACGATGCGTCAACGTGTTCAAGAACAAAAGGGACAAGTCCATATTTTCCAAGAAAACCAGCAATTTCAGTTAACGATCATTTTACCAAGGGAGGGACACCAATGATAACAGTAGTCATTATTGATGATGATCCATTTGTGACGAAATCGTTACAAACCATTTTAGAAAGCACGAAAGAGATCCGTGTGTTAGGCATTGGTCATTGTGCCAAGGATGCGCTAGTCTTATACGAAACCCATCGTCCCGATGTTTTGCTGACGGACATCCGCATGCCTAAACAAACGGGCATCGATGCTGCCAAAGAAATTTTGGCTAAATTTCCCAAAGCCATCCTTTTGCTTTTGACGACATTCAAAGATGAAGAATACATCCGCGAAGCATTTTCCATCGGTGTCAAAGGGTATTTAATCAAACAGAACTTGCAAGCGATTATTCCTTCTGTCAAATCCGCTTATAATGGACAGGCCGTATTTGGTAATGAAATCATCGAGACTTTCACTCAAATGATGAAGAATAAACCGACGATTGATAGTCATGCTTATGCTTCTTTTAGTGAACGTGAGCTTGCAATCATCAAAGAAGTAGCTGCCGGGAAAAACAATAAAGAAATTGCAGATGCCTTGTACTTGAGTGACGGCACTGTTCGCAATTACATCAGCCAATTACTAGAAAAGCTAGATTTACGGGATCGCACGCAATTGGCTATCTATTTTTATCAGCATTTGCAATAAGTCTTATCTAACACAAAAAAACCTGAATGATGCTCCTTCGCATCATTCAGGTTTTTTTCACATCTTCTATTCAATTGTCCCGCAAACCATTTCCTCACGATTGAAAGAATCAAGGATTCGCAGGGCTGCCAGGATTCGTTGGATTGTTCGGCGTGTTAGGCGGAAAAATAGGCGCCTTGTCTAACGTTTTTTCTAGTTTTGATTCTTCACGATCGTCTCGTTCTACATCAGGACTTTCATTCAATTTGAATTCTTTTTCCATCTCATCTAACTTTTTAAAGTCATTGCCAGATTCTTTTGCTAATTTCGCTAATTTATCTTCGGTTTCTTTAGCCATAAAGTAACGCCCCCCTTTTGATTTCAGCTTAGCATATCACACTGAAAAAACAAAAGAAAACGCTAACCAACGATCATTTTTAGCTATTTCTCATCTTTAAAATCAAGCATTTTTTGCCGGTATAAAATCGTAGGGAGAACTGTTTTCCATACCAATCATCGGATCTACTAACTGGTTATCGATCACTTCTGCTGTAAGAACGAAATCTTTAGAAACAGCAGGTTCTACCTCTTCTTTCTTTTCTTCTCCAACAAATGAAGAAAACAGATCTGGTTCCACTGTTTCCATTACTTGGTTTTTCGTTTCATTCGTCCCACTGTCATCTTCTACAGGTAGCTTTTCTTTTACAACCCGTGGCTCTTTTGTATAGTTCCCATCTTCAAATGGATCATTTCCGACCAAAGAATCTTCATAAGCTGCTAGTTTGGTCCGGAGAGTGATATTCATTTTATCATTATCCATGATCCTTGATTTCAACGTAGTCATCCGGCTTGCTGATTCATTCGCTACACAAGTGACAT is from Enterococcus faecium and encodes:
- a CDS encoding sensor histidine kinase — translated: MTFVTMKESAMHKSRLLNETSFLLVISLLLLVSQGFVAMQVIYLLIAVLFTGVSYLLPTKPNWIFQVILFLLCAFLPDLVLFLPATMRVIAPEESHLDYLFLLGFLLISTVGNHPPIKVAFVVILLFFSFYLRKKDQRTTDLEKKYIVSKDTHWEKQQELSEQNKALALSQETQLALQIVEERNRIARDIHDNVGHLLSSAILQIGALEMINQEPKLKEPLENLSATVHTGMDRIRQSVHDLHETSISFQHSLEFLIADFPSSVTIEGNLFEGLNETQQNCFLMVIKEALTNSIKHSHAKTVVLHFRTLPAFYRLQITNDGTSPQKNSAPGIGLKTMRQRVQEQKGQVHIFQENQQFQLTIILPREGHQ
- a CDS encoding response regulator; the protein is MITVVIIDDDPFVTKSLQTILESTKEIRVLGIGHCAKDALVLYETHRPDVLLTDIRMPKQTGIDAAKEILAKFPKAILLLLTTFKDEEYIREAFSIGVKGYLIKQNLQAIIPSVKSAYNGQAVFGNEIIETFTQMMKNKPTIDSHAYASFSERELAIIKEVAAGKNNKEIADALYLSDGTVRNYISQLLEKLDLRDRTQLAIYFYQHLQ